The genomic window ACCGCCATCCTgggttattttgtaatatttcttAGCCCAACTTGTAATTTACACAAATGCATTTAACTCCAGAACATGACATTTTGTTACTCTTTCACTTTAACTCGGGAGATTTTGACATCACAGCCAAAAGTTTGTGTCCACGGTGAGTGGTTTGGTTGCCTTTCGATCTCATATTTTGGATGTTCTTTGTGAACACACTTTTGGCTGCGATTTCTAAATCTCCTCAATTCAATGGAAGCAGTGACAAACCTGCACCTTCTGTGGAAGGAGTGATATTTACATCTTcctttatattttcatatttatagAAATTCCCATTGCATAACCAGCCCTCAAAATGCCACAATACTTATTTCAATTCTAAAACTATAGAACTtaaaatcaaaatataaaaacaccCCATTAttcactgaaatgttttttttttccatttagctTGAGTATTAAAGTttgtaaatggattttcaaagctgtCAAAGCTTTTCTCCATCTTAGATCTGATGGTGTCGTGAGAAGATACTAAGCTCATTACATCATCTTTTATATCTGAATGCAATTCATGCACAAGTTCCTCCATATTTCCAATGACAGATGCAAGTATCTCTGACCGGCAAGGCGACTTGAATGATTTTTCTTTAGAATCACTGTGAACTTCACAAAGCTGCTACGTGACGAAGGATCTCGCCCAAGAAATGTGTGCGTCTGTAATTGCAAAACTGCAGGGGTATGGTATAGCTACTAATGTTCTAACATCTGCCACTGGAATTATGGACCCTTAAACTGAgaacaaaataggaggcacttttttttacacagagaattgtgagggtctggaagccactccccagtgatgttgttgaagctgacaccctgggatccttcctCTCGTCTGCAGTACTTCGTGTGGCAGGAGGTGTCAGCAGtagcatttgttttaatatatatacaggttAAGATGTGTGCGGTCATTTCTACACATGTTTGCCTGACCTTTCTcacccgccccccccccaggatacattctgtgcctccccagtttcagaagcACTGCTGTAGGAAACAGGGCTACAATCATTTGCATACACAGCAGGCTTgggaatttgtttattttcacagtTGCCTGCATTTGAAACCGACGAGAGAGACGCAGGGTCTGCTTTGGTATTCTGGTATGATTGAGATGCTTTCATTGAGTAAactgaattgtttttgttttgtttttaagtgtcctgactgactgaatcTCTGTGAACTAGActgtgtttctttagtttttttgactctacaaatctcttcccacagtcactACACTCAAAAGGTTTCTGTCCCGTGTGGGTTATGTGGTGTGTTCTGAGGCTGTGTCTTCGACTGAAACTCTTCTTACGTACTGGAcactcatacggtttctctcctgtgtgaattcactggtgattttgaaggttacctttctgattaaaacgcctcccacagtcaggacactcatacGGTTTCTATCCTGTGAAAGTTAGCTGGTGTTCTTGAAGGTTacctttctgattaaaactcctcccacactcaaAATACTCATACGGTTTCACTCccgtgtgaatttgctggtgtgcttgAAGTCTGTATTTACGATTAAaacctttcccacaatcagcacagtgaaacggtttatttctactgtgagttagctggtgtctTTGAAGGTCACCTTTCCgattaaaactcctcccacaatctgcacagtgaaacagtttctctcccgtgtgaattcgctggtgtgcttgaaGTCTATATTCACGATTAAAAcatttcccacaatcagcacagtgaaacggtttatttctactgtgagttagctggtgtctTTGAAGGTcacctttctgattaaaactcctcccacagtcaggacacttgTATGGTTTCtcccctgtgtgaatttgctggtgtgttctcaggttacatttctgattaaaactcctcccacagtcaggacactcatatggtttctctcccgtgtgaattcgctggtgtagtTTTAATCCAGTTGCACCTCTGAATGTCTTCCCACACTCTGTACAGTGATAGGGTTTCTCTGCTGTGTGACTTCTCTGGTGTATTTTCAGCTTTCCCAGATCACTCAAATTGgtgccacattcagtacagttaTACAAGATCTGCTCTGAAGGAATCTGCTGGGGAGTTTGTAGGGAAATGAAGTTGCCCTGGGTTGCAGAACTGTCAGGATGTGGAGTCGCTGTATATCCCACAGGAAGTGGTCGGCTATCTTGTGCAGAAAGATTCTGAACCGAGCGAGTTCTCAGTTTCTTCACATATTCATCTTGGGGTGTtgactctctgtgtttctggttacGCTGCAGTTTCCCATCAGTAGAGATTTTGCTCTGGGGTGCTGGAGTGGAGGTGCGTCTTCCTAGATCTGCTTTAGAAGCGTAGGAAACAGAAGCCAAGGTTACTGCACAGCATTGAATCACAGCCACTTTCCTGCAAGGCTTCACCTCACAGCCATCACTGTTAACAAGCAGAACATTGAAAAGCAAGAAAAATGCTAAACTCTTAATCcttcacaaaacaattgcaattcttatataaactgtatttttgacattctactcacaggctgtgctgctcgtggacggcatcgctccttcctcctttccatctgcagctctttcctgaggggggtgatgtttcctctgaatggaccccagcacagtgccCTCTTCTCCAACACTAGAACCAGTGTCTTCAGAGACAGGCTGATTGGGTTTCATGCAGATCTGTTCAGGAGGACAATCCTCACAGCAGCTAGATTCCATCTTAACTATATTCTCCTCCAGTGtattgactttattttctttactaacttcctctgtgatgtgatcacactccagctctacggcctcctctttaatgtggacaggttcaagttcagggatctctttactttctacaattgtcaggtctgtaatctccattattcttccacaccactcctgatcacagATTTCCTCATTTGTGTAAACAGCTTCCATCACTGGCTGctcctctgcttcactgaaaccacgtctctctccagaatctgcgtgaaaaaaaattatacatgcttttaactctcactttacaaataaatacaatcatgtaattatgtggaatttaTAACTGTATGAAATAATGCATCATGGATATTATATATGCAACATTGTGAACGGTGCCTTCTTCAAGgaaacacaatcattacagtagtgctgtatttaattgtatttttttaatgactggAAGGCATACAAGAACCATAACATTATTAATCTCACCTTGAACTCTGatgaataatccctggttctcattcctctgaaagtcttgttcattgcagtcggggttcatgtttctgagaggttgtttaatgtctgcatctgcagcgttcatgcattcccgcactgctttcagctcgctctctgatatttccaatctcagcttcagactttcattctctttctcctttccagccatttccatttggaattcagtgaatttgccgccgacaacttttgtgatttggcacaagacggtgtctacagccgctttcactgcgtgctcgatggtagaggcgagctcgtcttgaaagaacgacacggagacactgacgtccatcttcactgactgttagcttgagactgatatcctttctgtattcacgcttttattatgaataatattgggcgcctctctttgttattcagtcagcacttgacttatttagcaagtttctctgctgctgcagctcaacaaccccacgcagtcccacacacacaatgtaaacaaacccgcacacacttccgcttcctccctgctcccatggAGACGAGCACGTCGTGACGTCACGTTAGCGGATTGGCGCCTCCTGCTGGAAACACCCGGATGGAAGCTGACGGCAATGGATTCCTTGACCAGGGTGACCAGACGCCCCGGTAAAGCCGGGCTTGCCAGTTTTCAGACTTCAtgtttttgtcccggtcagaaacagtaacattatcttcccggttttgttattttgtactcaCATTGCTTATAAGTACACAACTGTAGCGATGTGCTGAGCAAGTTCACAGCAGAGTGATTTTATTATACAATCAATCGTGTGAATCACTTgttttctgattatgtgtttaataattgatATTCTGTTTAACGTCCTGGACCAtggctgtgtatttatttatttatttaattgtatcttgCCAGTGCCACAAGCTGTTCCTAAAATATACCTTCAATCAAGGCCGGATTAACCCATAATTAACTCTGACACTTTTGTAGTGAACATATGGCTCCCTCGATTTCCGTGTTAAATGAACACTTTGGAAAGTGTTAAGAAATTAACCCTGCTAGAGAGTAAAGTTTTCAACACTGTAGGAGTTTAAATGTCATCTCATTCAGTGTAAGTTTAACTATATTGTGGTGTAAGTGTAAATGTCACACTGCTATTTAGTAATTTTAACTCACTCATAAATATTCAGCTTCATAGATTAAATACTATGCTACAGGAATACTTGTAAGACAAAGCAGTAATTAAATGCACTTCATACCAATTCTAAAAAGGGATCCAGACACATGACTCTCTTAAATCAAagcatttatttcacaaaatacacCTTTTGGACACCAAGtacagtttatattattattattattattattatttatttattttcttagcaggcaattatccagtgcgacttacaattgttacaagatatcacattatacattatttcacattatacagatatcacattatttatttttacatacaattacccatttatactttTAGACAACAGTGTTCATCCATAAGAACAACTGCTGGTAaaggaaataaaaagtacacttgaATATCATTTTCCAAATCAAAATGTCCTCACTGCCATCctgggttattttgtattatttctgtagCCCAACTTGTAATTCACACAAATGCATTTAACTCCAGAATATGACAttttgttactgtttcactttaaCTCAGGAGATTTTGACATCACAGCTAGAAGTTTGTGTCCACGGTGAGTGGTTTGGTTGCCTTTGGATCTCATATTTTAAACGTTCTTTGTGAACACACTTTTAGCTGCGATTTCTAAATCTCCTCAATTCAATGGAAGCAGTGACAAACCTGCACCTTCTGTGGAAGGAGTGATATTTACATCTTCCTTTATATCTCCATATTTATAGAAATTCCCATTGCATAACCAGCCCTCAAAGTGCCACGATACTTATTTCAATTCCCAAACTATAGAACTTCAAATCAAAATACAATGTTGTGGTTGGCATGTACATTAAATAACTCACTGGAACCGCATGCAAATCAGGTTCTTCAAAGCCATATGAAGTCTGAAGATCAAATGGAACGTTTTTCCAAGTTCCTGTCGCATGAAATGAATGAAGATGTTCTACAAAACAAACGGTTTCAAATTCAGATGCCACTAAAAAATATTGTTCAGCTTCTCGAACAATTCCAGTTATTTTACTAAATACCGGCATTTCGTCTTCTATTTTTATACAATATGCTGTAGCTATTTGGTGTTTTTGGGCCAGTGATTTGGTAATAGTTTTGAAATTCTTgacactgtttttaataaacttgtgctTTGCCTCAAATCTCATTGCCCAGAAATGCAATAATGGATCTATTTTTCTGATGCATCTGGGATAATGGATCATGAAATGGTGCTTTGGAATCGAATTGCATTGTGGGTATAGCTCTCTGAAAAGCTTATGATGTTCTGCAATTAGGTGCTTGAGATACACTGTCATACCCTCAGTAATCACTGgtgaaaaaacaatattgaaGATATTTAATAACATCAGAAGCAAGCTCAGATTTTTGTTTCCCTCATTTACAATGTCTCCAAATATTAGAGGAATATTTTTAATTAAGCAGAATGTttgaatattattatatatttcttagcagacgcccttaaccaaggtgacttacaattgttacaagatatcaccttatttttacattcaattacccatttatacagttgggtttttactggggcaatctatgtaaagtaccttgctcaagggtacagcagcagtgtccccccacctgggactgaacccacgaccctccggtcaagagtccagagccctaaccgctactccacactgctgcccgcatcGCATTGAGCTCCATCCCATTGCCAGACTGCTCTAGATTGAACGTTGGACAACTCTTTCTCTCCAACAAACCATAATTCTAAGAGTGAATTCTATTAATGATGTCATGCTTGGAGATGACACTGTCAGAGAGAGAGCCAaaaagcaacttcatttcatactggGGGACGCCTTCGAGGACATCGCGCATAATATCAAAAGCAAAGTGatcagaaatgagaaagaaactgtaagtCATTCAGCAAACAATATCGCTTCATTCCAAAGGAGGAGGGTCATGTAGGGTCTGCTAACAGATCATTGCAATGCTGTTCATGCAAAACTCTGTCATGTAATATGATGTTAGAATCATCGTCGCTGAATACTGACTGAGACGCATTCTTATCAATCAAGCAGAGtcgacagaaaaaaaactgaactgaaagatTCCCTGAACCCCAGAAGTGTGTGCACCCCTAAGGTATCTCCTGTGAACTGAGCAACTGTACCATCAATTGGTTATTCAGACAAAGTAACTTTAATTCCAGTacttacaaaatgtttttaatcATCAACGTGAGGTTGTAGTGTAGCATTAAACCCATACTATCTTTAATATCTTCTGTGTGGAACAGTGAAACAAGGTGAATATTCATTAGTGCTGAATTTACCTTTGGTGAAAGATTTCTAAGAAGAAAATATAAGCTTCCAATTTGATGTATCCCTTGCTTGGATCCTAATGGGTTTGCAGTTTCAAAGTCATCCTAGTAaagttgtatttgaaatgcatttctatGCCGAGAGAAAAGTGGATGATTTCAATAGCAGCTGCCGTCACCAAAAATCTTTATAAACCGCGTTTTGTTCACAGGGTTGTACAATAGGATTACAAATGTCTGGACTCCAAAATATAAACTTTAAAGATTCTAACAATGGAATATAAATACACTTGTCAGTTACAGGATCGTGATCATATGTGCCTGTATCCCGGTTTCTTCTGCTGTCAAATCTTACTCCTAGAGGGACCTCAACAGACTCCACTACACCTCATTTTTCACTGAAATGTCTTTTCCATTTAGCTTCAGTATTAATGTttgtaaatggattttcaaagctatCGGTTTCTATCctgtgtgagttagctggtgttgTTGAAGGtcacatttctgattaaaacctttcccacaatcagcacagtgaaacggtttatctgtactgtgagatagctggtgtgattgaaggttagatttctgattaaaacgcctcccacagtcaggacactcatacggtttctctcctgtgtgaattcgctggtgtttttgaaggtcacctttctgattaaaactcctcccacaatcagcacagtgaaacggtttctctcctctgtgaattcgctggtgttttttaaggttaCATTTCTGACTAAAACAcctcccacagtcagaacacaaaaatggtttctctcctgtgtgagttagctggtgtttttgaaggttacatttatgattaaaactcttcccacaatcagcacagtgaaacggtttctctcctctgtgaattcgctggtgttttttaaggttacatttctgatgaaaacgcctcccacagtcaggacactcgtacggtttctctcctgtgtgagttagctggtgtgattgaaggtttcctttctgattaaaactcctcccacaatcagcacagtgaaatggtttctctcccgtgtgaattcgctggtgtgcttgaaGTAAAGTTTTAAGATTAAaacctttcccacaatcagcacagtgaaatggtttatttgtactgtgagttagctggtgtctTTGAAGTCCTTGTTTCTgactgaaactcctcccacaatcagcacaaaGAAATAGTTTATCTGTACAGTGAGttagctggtgtgattgaagggttcctttctgatgaaaacgcctcccacagtcaggacactcatacggtttctctcctgtgtgaattcgctggtgtttttgaaggtcacctttctgattaaaactcctcccacaatcagcacagtgaaacggtttctctcctctgtgaattcgctggtgattTTTAAGgttacatttctgattaaaacaCCTCCCACAGTTAGAACACAcaaatggtttctctcctgtgtgagttagctggtgtttttgaaggttaCATTTATGATTAAAACTCTtgccacagtcaggacactcgtacggtttctctcctgtgtgagttagctggtgtgattgaaggtttcctttctgattaaaactcctcccacaatcagcacagtgaaacggtttctctcccgtgtgaattcgctggtgtgcttgaaGTAAAGTTTTAAGATTAAaacctttcccacaatcagcacagtgaaatggtTTACCTGTACTGTGAGTTACCTGGTGTCTTTGAAGTCCTTGTTTATGACTAAAACtcctcccacaatcagcacagtgaaacggtttctctcctgtgtgaatacgctggtgtattttcagctTTTCCCGGTCACTGAAATTGgtgccacattcagtacagtgatacaagATCTGCTCTGAAGGAATCTGCTGGGGAGTTTGTAGGGAAATGAAGTTGCCCTGGGTTGCAGAACTGTCGGGATGTGGAGTCGCTGTAAATCCCACAGGAAGTGGTCGGCTATCTTGTGCAGAAAGATTCTGAACCGAACGAGTTCTCAGTTTCTTCACATATTCATCTCGGGGTGTtgactctctgtgtttctgcttaCGCTGCAGTTTCCCATCAGTAGAGATTTTGCTCCGGGGTGCTGGAGTGGAGGTGCGTCTTCCTAGATCTGCTTTAGAAGTGCAGGAAACAGAAGCCAAGGTTACTGCACAGCATTGAATCACAGCCACTTTCCTGCAAGGCTTCACCTCACAGCCATCACTGTTAACAATTAGAACATTGAAAAGCAAGAAAGATGATAAACTCTTAATCcttcacaaaacaattgcaattcttatataaactgtatttttgacattctactcacaggctgtgctgctcgtggacggcatcgctccttcctgaggggggtgatgtttcctctgaatggaccccagcacagtgcTCTCTTCTCCAATACTAGAACCAGTGTCTTCAGAGACAAGCTGATTGGGTTTCATGCAGATCTGTTCAGGAGGATAATCTTCACAATGGCTAGATTCCATCTTAACTATATTCTCCTCCAGTGTATCGACTTTATTTTCTTCACTAACTTCCTCTGTGATGTGAACACACTCCAGCTCTacggcctcctctttaatgtggacaggttcaagttcagggatctctttactttctacaattgtcaggtctgtaatctccattattcttccacaccactcctgatcacagatttcctcttgtgtgtaaacagcttctatcactggcccatcctctgcttcactgaaagcACGTCTCTCTCCAGAATCTGCGTGAAACAAAATGATACATGCTTTTAACTctcactgtacaaataaatacaatcatgtaATTCCGTGGAGTTTATAactgtatgaaataacacatcatAGATATTTATGCCACAAAGAGTTGTGTTCAGATCCAGTTTTAAACGAGTCCCGTCAGTTACCTGGATAATATAGATCAGAATTTGGCCTGTGAATTGAAAATATGgtttggattaaaaaataaaaatgctgattGAGAGAAATTATTGATGACAAAAATTAACAGCCGTATGTTAAATACAACACAACCCACACCCTGGCGTGTGTTATCTCTTACatgataaacacacaaacacacacactgagcatcaaaagaaacgtatcacttatattttggATAAAactcactagatgtgattgaaa from Acipenser ruthenus chromosome 57, fAciRut3.2 maternal haplotype, whole genome shotgun sequence includes these protein-coding regions:
- the LOC131724826 gene encoding oocyte zinc finger protein XlCOF6-like isoform X2, with translation MEITDLTIVESKEIPELEPVHIKEEAVELECVHITEEVSEENKVDTLEENIVKMESSHCEDYPPEQICMKPNQLVSEDTGSSIGEESTVLGSIQRKHHPPQEGAMPSTSSTAYLGRRTSTPAPRSKISTDGKLQRKQKHRESTPRDEYVKKLRTRSVQNLSAQDSRPLPVGFTATPHPDSSATQGNFISLQTPQQIPSEQILYHCTECGTNFSDREKLKIHQRIHTGEKPFHCADCGRSFSHKQGLQRHQVTHSTGKPFHCADCGKGFNLKTLLQAHQRIHTGEKPFHCADCGRSFNQKGNLQSHQLTHTGEKPYECPDCGKSFNHKCNLQKHQLTHTGEKPFVCSNCGRCFNQKCNLKNHQRIHRGEKPFHCADCGRSFNQKGDLQKHQRIHTGEKPYECPDCGRRFHQKGTLQSHQLTHCTDKLFLCADCGRSFSQKQGLQRHQLTHSTNKPFHCADCGKGFNLKTLLQAHQRIHTGEKPFHCADCGRSFNQKGNLQSHQLTHTGEKPYECPDCGRRFHQKCNLKKHQRIHRGEKPFHCADCGKSFNHKCNLQKHQLTHTGEKPFLCSDCGRCFSQKCNLKKHQRIHRGEKPFHCADCGRSFNQKGDLQKHQRIHTGEKPYECPDCGRRFNQKSNLQSHQLSHSTDKPFHCADCGKGFNQKCDLQQHQLTHTG
- the LOC131724826 gene encoding oocyte zinc finger protein XlCOF6-like isoform X1, translating into MEITDLTIVESKEIPELEPVHIKEEAVELECVHITEEVSEENKVDTLEENIVKMESSHCEDYPPEQICMKPNQLVSEDTGSSIGEESTVLGSIQRKHHPPQEGAMPSTSSTASDLGRRTSTPAPRSKISTDGKLQRKQKHRESTPRDEYVKKLRTRSVQNLSAQDSRPLPVGFTATPHPDSSATQGNFISLQTPQQIPSEQILYHCTECGTNFSDREKLKIHQRIHTGEKPFHCADCGRSFSHKQGLQRHQVTHSTGKPFHCADCGKGFNLKTLLQAHQRIHTGEKPFHCADCGRSFNQKGNLQSHQLTHTGEKPYECPDCGKSFNHKCNLQKHQLTHTGEKPFVCSNCGRCFNQKCNLKNHQRIHRGEKPFHCADCGRSFNQKGDLQKHQRIHTGEKPYECPDCGRRFHQKGTLQSHQLTHCTDKLFLCADCGRSFSQKQGLQRHQLTHSTNKPFHCADCGKGFNLKTLLQAHQRIHTGEKPFHCADCGRSFNQKGNLQSHQLTHTGEKPYECPDCGRRFHQKCNLKKHQRIHRGEKPFHCADCGKSFNHKCNLQKHQLTHTGEKPFLCSDCGRCFSQKCNLKKHQRIHRGEKPFHCADCGRSFNQKGDLQKHQRIHTGEKPYECPDCGRRFNQKSNLQSHQLSHSTDKPFHCADCGKGFNQKCDLQQHQLTHTG